The following is a genomic window from Chloracidobacterium sp..
AGCCGAGTACGGCCTGACGCCGACCATCTGCGAAAAAGAAAAGGCTCTGGCCTGGAATGCAACAGCCGCTGCGGCAGGTAAGCGATTGAAGTATCATGTCAAGATCGATACGGGAATGGGCCGTTTGGGCATTCGATACGATCACGCTCGTGAGTTCGCGTTATTTCTTAAGTCGCTTGAGCACATCGAGATCGAGGGCTTGATGACGCATTTTGCCTCTGCGGACGATCCGGATCAAAATTCGTTTACGCGCGAGCAAATAGCACGTTTCGGGATATGTGTTGACATCTTCCGCGAGTGCGGCCTCAGGCCTGCGATCCTCGATATGGCGAACTCGCCGGGAGCGATCGCACATAAGGAGTCGCTAGCAGGCATGATCCGGGTCGGCGGCCTTTTGTATGGCCTCGGCGGCGACGTCCTGCCGACAGGTATCGAGCGTCCCGCGTTGAGGCCGGTGATGTCGCTCGTTTCAAAGATCGTCTATCTGAAAGAAATTCCCGCAGGCGATTCACTCGGCTACGGCAGAACATACTTTACGAAGCGGAATTCGCTTATTGCCGCCGTACCTATCGGCTATTCGGACGGTTTGCCCCGGAATATTTCGAATATCGGCAATGTTATCGTTAATGACAGGCTTTGTCCTATAGTCGGACGGATCTCGATGGATTGGACACTCATCGATGTGACAGATACGGCGGCAAAGCCCGGCGACATCGTAACGCTTTTCGGAAGAGCGAACGGTGTAAGCGTGCTCGCAGAGGACGTAGCACGCCAAGCCGGTACGATCTCGTATGAGATCACGTGCGGGATCAGTCCGCGGGTGCCGCGAAAATATCTCGAAGGCCCGCAATGAGAACGATCAAAGGATCCGATCTCTCCATTTTTTTTCGAAAGCTCTATGATCTGATGTTCGAGGCTGACCTGTTCAGCCGTGCAGCCCAGTCCGCTTTTTATCTCGCATTTTCGATCTTCCCTTTCCTTCTGTTCCTGACGAGCCTTTTCGGATTGGTCCTTGATTCTTCCGATGGGATCAAGAATGAACTCATCCTATATTTGCGGCAAGTAATGCCGGCTACTGCCTCCGAGCTTGTAAGCAGCACCCTCGCAGAGATCGCCGTCAACAGCTCGAGCGGAAAGCTGACGATCGGCTTGCTAATTACATTGTGGTCGGCATCATCGGGCGTGAACGCACTCCGGGCGGCTCTCAATGCCGTCTATCAGCTGGCTGAACGCCGATCATGGCTTCTCCTGCGGATACACTCTCTTGGGCTTACGCTTGCATTATGCATCCTTTCGGCCATCGTGCTGGCGATCGTATTTTATGGGTGGCAATTCGCCGGTTTAGCATCGCAATATTTTGGAATGCCGATCACCTCGCCCTATTTTTTGGTTGTTATCCAATGGGTATCGATACTGGTGCTGATGCTGCTTGTATGCGAGCTGATCTACAACCTTCTGCCGGATCATATCACCTTCGAGTGGGAATGGGTGACATCGGGATCGATCGTTGCGATCGTGCTTTGGCTCGTCCTAACAGGGTTGTTCCGTTTGTATCTACATTATTTCAACAGTTATGATAGGACTTACGGCTCGCTAGGTGCGGTTATCATCCTGCTTTTATGGCTCTATTTGACCGCACTCACCGTAATGATCGGAGGTGCGATAAATACCGTACTTCGTCAAATGCGTGACGAACACCGTAAAAACGTTGGGCTCCCGCCTGATCAAACCGTATGTCATTGATGCTGGAAGAGATAGCCGAACAGCCTGCCGTGCTTGAGCGAACCATTGAAGCTGAGCGTGGCAAAGC
Proteins encoded in this region:
- the alr gene encoding alanine racemase, whose translation is MQYDPTGRPTVSLIDLDALAFNYRSVRTFVGKGPQFLAVVKADGYGHGAVRCAQRLALEGVDRFGVALPEEGVELRNAGIDLPVLCLGGFWQGQGGLLAEYGLTPTICEKEKALAWNATAAAAGKRLKYHVKIDTGMGRLGIRYDHAREFALFLKSLEHIEIEGLMTHFASADDPDQNSFTREQIARFGICVDIFRECGLRPAILDMANSPGAIAHKESLAGMIRVGGLLYGLGGDVLPTGIERPALRPVMSLVSKIVYLKEIPAGDSLGYGRTYFTKRNSLIAAVPIGYSDGLPRNISNIGNVIVNDRLCPIVGRISMDWTLIDVTDTAAKPGDIVTLFGRANGVSVLAEDVARQAGTISYEITCGISPRVPRKYLEGPQ
- a CDS encoding YihY/virulence factor BrkB family protein, whose translation is MRTIKGSDLSIFFRKLYDLMFEADLFSRAAQSAFYLAFSIFPFLLFLTSLFGLVLDSSDGIKNELILYLRQVMPATASELVSSTLAEIAVNSSSGKLTIGLLITLWSASSGVNALRAALNAVYQLAERRSWLLLRIHSLGLTLALCILSAIVLAIVFYGWQFAGLASQYFGMPITSPYFLVVIQWVSILVLMLLVCELIYNLLPDHITFEWEWVTSGSIVAIVLWLVLTGLFRLYLHYFNSYDRTYGSLGAVIILLLWLYLTALTVMIGGAINTVLRQMRDEHRKNVGLPPDQTVCH